A single Thermoanaerobacterium sp. RBIITD DNA region contains:
- a CDS encoding V-type ATP synthase subunit F → MYKMGVIGDRDTAIAFKALGINTFPVNSELDAENTIKKLAKDNYAVIFITEQLAKNIMGTIEEYNSNLLPSIILIPGNKGTLGIAIKNLEKSVEKAIGVDILFESEGDSIERG, encoded by the coding sequence ATGTATAAGATGGGTGTAATAGGTGATAGAGATACCGCCATAGCATTTAAAGCACTTGGCATAAATACTTTTCCAGTCAATAGCGAATTAGATGCTGAAAACACAATAAAAAAATTAGCAAAAGATAATTATGCGGTAATTTTTATAACAGAGCAGCTTGCCAAGAATATTATGGGAACAATTGAAGAATATAATAGTAACCTTTTACCGTCAATTATTTTAATACCGGGAAACAAAGGTACCCTCGGAATAGCGATAAAAAATTTAGAGAAGTCCGTCGAAAAAGCGATCGGTGTAGATATTTTGTTTGAAAGCGAGGGAGATAGTATTGAAAGAGGGTAA